The Acomys russatus chromosome 1, mAcoRus1.1, whole genome shotgun sequence genome has a window encoding:
- the Id2 gene encoding DNA-binding protein inhibitor ID-2, protein MKAFSPVRSVRKNSLSDHSLGISRSKTPVDDPMSLLYNMNDCYSKLKELVPSIPQNKKVTKMEILQHVIDYILDLQIALDSHPTIVSLHHQRPGQNQASRTPLTTLNTDISILSLQASEFPSELMSNDSKVLCG, encoded by the exons ATGAAAGCCTTCAGTCCGGTGAGGTCCGTTAGGAAAAACAGCCTGTCGGACCACAGCTTGGGCATCTCCCGGAGCAAAACGCCGGTGGACGACCCGATGAGCCTGCTGTACAACATGAACGACTGCTACTCCAAGCTCAAGGAACTGGTGCCCAGCATCCCGCAGAACAAGAAGGTGACCAAGATGGAAATCCTGCAGCACGTCATCGATTACATCTTGGACCTGCAGATCGCCCTGGACTCGCACCCCACCATCGTCAGCCTGCACCACCAGAGACCTGGGCAGAACCAGGCGTCCAGGACGCCGCTGACCACCCTGAACACGGACATCAGCATCCTGTCCTTGCAG GCATCTGAATTCCCTTCTGAGCTTATGTCGAATGATAGCAAAGTACTCTGTGGCTGA